A single window of Leishmania major strain Friedlin complete genome, chromosome 10 DNA harbors:
- a CDS encoding putative small GTP-binding protein Rab7, translating to MEEDLAYKIIVIGSVSVGKSNITSRFCDGAFYPDLVPTLGMDFKYSSCNTLEKRPRCVRLQVWDTSGQDDFVTLTTAFYRNCQGALLCFDLTNRQSFEDLDQWYERLERYSPVVPPLILVGCKLDLVESHLDEQGEGIVLGSHRQIAKSEADAWARYHSCLCYLETSAKENRNVSQAFQQLATCIASVANPGAKHAGRILGPGGRLLVEEEKQQKRQCCAN from the coding sequence ATGGAGGAAGACTTGGCATACAAGATCATCGTGATTGGGAGCGTTAGTGTAGGGAAGAGCAACATCACGTCCCGCTTCTGCGATGGTGCGTTCTACCCCGACCTCGTTCCCACATTAGGGATGGACTTCAAGTACAGTAGCTGCAACACACTCGAAAAGAGGccgcgctgcgtgcggctgcaggtCTGGGACACGAGCGGGCAGGACGACTTCGTCACGCTCACAACCGCCTTCTACCGCAACTGCCAGGGCGCGCTACTGTGCTTCGATCTTACGAATCGGCAGTCCTTCGAGGATCTCGATCAGTGGTATGAGCGGCTAGAGCGGTACtcgccggtggtgccgccgctcatCCTGGTCGGGTGCAAGCTGGACCTCGTAGAGAGCCACCTCGACGAGCAGGGCGAGGGAATCGTCCTGGGCAGCCATCGCCAAATAGCCAAAAGCGAGGCGGACGCGTGGGCGCGGTACCATAGCTGCCTCTGCTACCTCGAGACGAGCGCGAAGGAGAACAGAAACGTATCGCAGGCGTTTCAGCAGCTCGCCACGTGCATTGCCTCCGTAGCGAATCCAGGCGCCAAGCACGCGGGTCGCATCCTCGGCCCCGGTGGCCGCCTgcttgtggaggaggagaagcaacAGAAGCGTCAGTGCTGCGCCAACTGA
- a CDS encoding flagellar protofilament ribbon protein-like protein — translation MDSAVEKQNLFSATNSRGIAAASSVDNAASASNQMNTKTKKQLFMLQRAERLKDPKVRKMGIDREALDAQVREKEALRRLEKERNDYYDRQALLMDRHACALQQEVNSIRAAREKELQDYRQTFQKKEMGREWDLNDPEARRKELPARIGDDDPRNGPSSLQKFEGEDLDYASRRAAQRRQQRQWAQQQVNEKLAKKWMEQERDRAFDDRNEEVNYRLYEVEQKVAEQRRLMEKNGADFNRALAEQQRREAVRAKEEDTRLGLQEMAYQMDSDFLNERETVVSELGASVMAERYKGMSEKQKALLRAGQDEQLRELRRRRLLEVEEQRQWSLQENMQLRMANALDRQRERERRAECEQLAETHKMQAQAAAERKAQLDELYKNAVDEDYFKYWDRCL, via the coding sequence ATGGACTCGGCGGTGGAGAAACAAAATCTGTTCTCTGCGACCAACAGCCGCGGAATCGCAGCCGCAAGCTCCGTCGACAACGCAGCCAGCGCTTCGAACCAGATGAACACCAAGACTAAGAAGCAGCTCTTTATGCTGCAGAGGGCGGAGCGACTGAAGGACCCTAAGGTGCGCAAGATGGGTATCGACCGCGAGGCCTTGGATGCGCAGGTGCGTGAGAAGGAAGCACTGCGCCGGCTGGAAAAGGAGAGGAATGACTACTACGACCGACAGGCGCTCCTGATGGACCgccatgcgtgtgcgctaCAGCAGGAGGTGAATTCCATTCGCGCAGCTCGAGAAAAGGAGCTGCAGGACTACCGCCAGACGTTTCAGAAGAAAGAGATGGGCCGCGAGTGGGACCTCAACGACCCGGAGGCACGGCGCAAGGAGCTGCCGGCACGcatcggcgacgacgacccTCGTAACGGAccgtcgtcgctgcagaAGTTTGAAGGCGAGGATCTCGACTACGCGTCGCGcagggcggcgcagcggcggcagcagcggcagtgggcgcagcagcaggtgaaCGAGAAGCTCGCGAAGAAGTGGATGGAGCAGGAGCGCGACCGCGCGTTCGACGACCGCAACGAGGAGGTGAATTACCGCCTGTACGAGGTGGAGCAAAaggtggcggagcagcgcaggcTCATGGAAAAGAACGGGGCCGATTTCAACCGCGCGCtcgctgagcagcagcgccgcgaggcTGTGCGCGCCAAAGAGGAAGACACTCGCCTCGGTCTGCAAGAGATGGCGTACCAGATGGACAGCGACTTCCTCAACGAGCGCGAAACCGTAGTCAGCGAGCTTGGCGCCAGCGTCATGGCGGAGCGCTACAAGGGCATGTCGGAAAAGCAGAAGGCCCTCCTGCGAGCCGGCCAAGATGAGCAGCTCCGTGAgctccgccgtcgtcgtctgctAGAGGTGGAGGAGCAAAGACAGTGGTCGCTGCAGGAAAACATGCAACTGCGAATGGCAAACGCTCTCGATcgccagcgcgagcgcgaACGCCGAGCTGAGtgcgagcagctggcggagacgcACAAGATGCAGGCCCAGGCAGCAGCCGAACGCAAGGCCCAGTTAGACGAGCTCTACAAGAACGCGGTAGACGAGGACTACTTCAAGTACTGGGATCGGTGCTTGTAG